A segment of the Salminus brasiliensis chromosome 1, fSalBra1.hap2, whole genome shotgun sequence genome:
TAGTGTTGGTGAGTGATATTTTAGTTAGAAGTCCAACTAAATCTTAGTCAAAATAACTTAATTCTTGATGAATTAGGCTGAAATATTTTGCCTAACAATATCATTCTGAATGATTTTCTAAACCAACTATAAAATAATGCATATACAATAGGATTACAAGTGGAATTGATATATCCAACCCAAGTAAATAAGTCAAATAAAACCACTGGAATTGTGTATCCGATAAAAGGATCAATTAAAGCACAAATGAAAAAGGGTGtccaaaacagcagaaatacaCCTATTACAATGGCTAAAGTTTTAGTAGCCTTTATCTCAGTCTTACCAACTGATGTATGTCGCTGAGAAGACCTGATTTTGCCATTTTGAATTAGACGAGCTTGTCTTTGAGCAATGTGGAATATTTTCAGATATAAACTAACCATGACTACAGCAGGGAAGTAGAAACAGAGCACTGTGAATACAGCACTTGCTGTTTTGCTTAGATACAGGAAACAGCCACCCTCACAGGCAACATTAGAGTAGTAAAAATCTTCAATTCCCAAAATACCAAGCTCAAGAAATATCATCCCAAATCCCACAAAAGCTGAAATGGTCCAACATACAATTATCATAAGTAGAGTGGTATTAGGAGTAATTTTACTGTGGTAATGAAGGGGGTGACATACTGCATAATATCGATCTACAGAAATTATACACAAATTTAAGATAGAAGCAGTAGACATTGTGACATCAAGACTGGTGTGGATTTTACAGAAAATGCTTCCTAAATACCAACAAGTCTCCACAGATCGTAACATGCTAGGAGGCATCACAACCCCTCCTATACACAGGTCAGCTACAGCCAGCGAGAGAATGAGGTAGTTAGTTGGTGTGTGTAGCTGCTTAAAATGAATGACGGTTATGATCACCAACAAATTCCcccaaaatgtaaaaagtgatgcaaaaccaaataaaatataaagtaAATATTGAGCTTCCTTTGGATAAACAACCTTTAGGCATGAACTGTTCAGAAATTCATAGCAGAGTAAAGGGTTTTCCAGCATTACAGTTTCGTTGAGAGTTGTTTTGTAGCCCATATTTCTGTcctaataatgaaataaattaaacattaaCATGATTGATTACAAATACATGTTTTCAAAATTTCAATATGCATTTAAAAAGTAAGGtcaatgataaaaaaaaaaagtttccttATACTTACATTTCTGTGATTGATCTGAAATGGTGATTAGATATATTTACACATAACTTAATGAAATACCACATGCATTGTTTTACCATGGAAAATTAGTTCAAAATTGTTACACAGTATTTTCCAGTAATGTACAGATCCTTTTTTGAGCTCTGTGAGCTCAGGTCCCACCCACTTGTTAGCTGGGAGAAACAAAAAAGCAGACAGGAAATGTGTAATTTATAGTCCTACACCACATCTTCTACATCACGGGTTTAATGTATTCTCTTGATATGTTTCTTATGCTGTGGATGATTTTGTGTCGCAGTGGAGAAAATATTTTACCAATAACACATGTGGTCTAATCCCTGgtaaccagacacacacacactctaatgtGTGACTACAATCAGACTTCAACACACAGTCCGACTCCAACAACTATTTACAGAGTCTCAGCGTGCCTTATGCTGCAGCATGCAAATCCAGCTCTACCCATTTGCGGTCACCTATGAGCAGGTGCAGCAGTGCCGAGATGTCTGTGAAACTCCTAAAAAAAGCGTCAGAGGTCAGTCCTAGGACACTCTGAACCTGTTCAACATTAGTGAGCATTGGCCAGCACTGCTCCTTCACTGCTTACTCCATGGCAGAGGAACAGAATCGACCACTGCAACAGTTTCCACTTTTTTAGGGTGCAGCTTCAGGTGGCCCGCTCGGAAAGCACTAAATGCTGCAATCATGAACTTAGTTTGTGTGTGAAAATGGTAAATGCT
Coding sequences within it:
- the LOC140574833 gene encoding trace amine-associated receptor 1-like, which translates into the protein MGYKTTLNETVMLENPLLCYEFLNSSCLKVVYPKEAQYLLYILFGFASLFTFWGNLLVIITVIHFKQLHTPTNYLILSLAVADLCIGGVVMPPSMLRSVETCWYLGSIFCKIHTSLDVTMSTASILNLCIISVDRYYAVCHPLHYHSKITPNTTLLMIIVCWTISAFVGFGMIFLELGILGIEDFYYSNVACEGGCFLYLSKTASAVFTVLCFYFPAVVMVSLYLKIFHIAQRQARLIQNGKIRSSQRHTSVGKTEIKATKTLAIVIGVFLLFWTPFFICALIDPFIGYTIPVVLFDLFTWVGYINSTCNPIVYALFYSWFRKSFRMILLGKIFQPNSSRIKLF